In Flavobacterium enshiense, the genomic stretch ACAAAAAAGAATCGATCAGAATAAAGCCGGCAGCTCCTGCCCTAAAAGATTGTTGGCCTTAAACAAAGAATATGATCACAAAGGCCTTTGCACTGCCTCCAAAAAATTTCAGGATATCAAACTGGATGAGTTAAAAGCCTTTGAAAAAGATTTGCTGCCTTCAGAAATTGATAAAAGAAAAAATGCTATTACTGAAAAATCATGTCTGTGCGTAGGTTTGGTAAATGCTGCCTATCTGGAAAACAATATCGAGATTAAAGGGCAACAGCAGGGTGTTGTTATTTGCCCGGGGCCAAATCTGGCGTATTTTGACAAAGAAGTATCATTAGCCGAAATGGTTCGTCACATTTACGGAAACGGGAATATCATTACTGATAAAAACCGTCCGCATGTATTTGTGAAAGAATTAAAAATGTATGTGGAATACCTAAAAAAAGAGATCAATGACTTTTCCGGAGAAATAACAGCGGGCCAGACAAAAAAATGGAATTCGTTTAAAACCAATCTTCTGGCAGGAATCGATTATTATCAAAATCTTTTTTCGTCGACGAAATACTTTAAGTCTGTCCAGCAGGATGTTCAGCAACAGTTGACACAATACAGGAAAGAGCTGGCTCAAATAGAAGTTTTCACTTTAGAAATGGCTTAAAAAACCATTTAAAATCACCTGAAAACGAATCGGATATTTGGTAAAGAAAGCAATTCTGAGGGCTTTATCGCCTGGGAAGAAAACAACTTCCCAGGCGTTTCTTTTCTATAATCTAAGTGATACAAAAAAAGAGACCGCTTCACGCATCGTGAAACAGCCTTTTCTATATAAAAAAACACTTTCCTGCTTTATAACGAGACCCTGTTAGCTAAATCCTTCAACCATATAAAACCGGACTCACTTCTTCATTTTCAATCTTTTATAATTATTGAAAGAAAAAATCGTAACGCACATAACGGTTTCTCTGCTTTATTTTTTTAAAACCTTACTGACAAAAATACCTTTCTCGGTTTTAATTTTCAATAGATACAGACCATTACTTAAATCTGAAACATTTATCTGATTGCTAACAAGTACACCAGTGTTAATAGTTTTTCCCAATAAATCAAAAATTTCAAATTCGTTAGTGCCAATTTCATCAGGGATGCTTAAATACAAAACTTCTTTAACCGGATTAGGATAGAAAGTAAAGGCTTTTGTCTCAAACTCATTTGAAGATAATACTGTACTGTTTATGCGAGCCATATTATTTCTTTGGACTCCATTATATTGCGAAAACGCTCCCGCAATAATGATTTTTCCATCAGGCTGTGTAATTATTTTTGAAACATAATTCATGGAAACTAAATCAGGTCCGGTTCCTCCATTAAAGGATTGATCTAATGTTCCATCAGGATTTAATCGCGCAATATGATTTACCGGGATACCATCAAAAGTTGTAAAGCTGCCAGCAATTATTATTTTATCATCCGATTGCAAACCTGATCTGAAATAATATATCTCATCCACAAAATCGACAACACCGGAATGAAAATTCGCATCATATGAACCATCATTATTTAAACCATAAAAAGGATTAAAGAAAGGCTCAGGATCCCAACTCCAATCCTCACATAAACTTTGGGTAGTTATAACCATTTTTCCGCTACTTTTTAAATGCAAAGCGCTGTATCGGCACATACCGCTTTGATTAAAACCATAATCTAGAGACCAATCAGAATTAAGTCTAACAAGAGTCCCAAGATTAATTAAAATTTGATCATCATAGCGTAGATAAGCCAAAATTTTACCATCCGGAAGTAATTTTATATTTGATATTTGTTTGGCCGGAACCTTAAAAGAAATACCGGTATCTAATGTCCCATCCGTATTTAGCCTTACCATACGGTTAACATTTGAACCGTTGTACATTGAAAAGCCACCGGAAATTATAATTTTACCATCGGGTTGTAGTGCCAAAGCATTTATAGAACCATTTGCTCCGTTTAAAGTCTTAAAACTTTCATCTAATGAGCCATCGGGCTTCAATCTATAAATCCTACCGGATGCCGGATAACCATCTTGTGGCACATGACTATGGATAACTAATATTTTGCCATCAGCTTGTATTGCACCAAAAGAAAACTCTCCTTCACCAAGCGCACTATTAAAGCCAGTATCCAATGATCCGTCACTGTTTAAACGCGAAATCCAATTGCCCGGAAATGCTGAGTAACCTTCAACAGTAAGTATTTTCCCGTCGGGCTGCAGCAATAAATCATCAATAACTCCCCTAACTCCAGTAGGGTTAAAGCTAAGATCCAAGGAACCGTCCTGTCCCAAACCAATTAATGAAGTAAAAACTGTAATGAATAAAAAGATAATTTTTCTCATAATGCTAATTTTAAAAATTAAACAATCAGGAAAAATTTGAGGTATATAAAGTTACGAAATAACACGTTATACTCTTAATAACCAATCGAAAACAAAAAACCGGAATTAAATTTCTTGAGCAATTTGCTTAAATAATAATGCAGTGATACTTACCGGGTAAACGTGACAAAGAAAGCGTTGAAGAAGTTTGAAGAAATTGCTTCGTCTCAGGATGACAAACCTGGTGTTAACACAAGTGCAATAAGGCTAAATTTACCTCAAAACAAATTGAATATTTGGTAAAGAATCTAATTCTGCCGGCTTTATCGCATAGGAAGAAGAAAGCTTTCCAAGCGTTTCTTTATCATTTCTAAATCCCTGGACATAAAAATTTCCCTCATATCCTTTACTATCCAAATAGTGAATCATTTTATTTAAATCGACAGATGCCAGCAAGTCGGAATGACAAGTTGTTCTTACTTCAAAGGCTACTTTTGAATTCAGCAGCAACTGCAGCGACTGTTCAAAAGGAGAAAACAGATCCGACACAGTAATCATTTGATATTTATCATCCAAAGCTTTAAAATCGAGCGCAACATAATCAATAAGATTCTCTTCTACAAGCTGCCTTAAAATTTTTGGACTGGAACCGTTGGTATCTATTTTAATCAGATAGCCCATGTTTTTAATTACTTTAATCTGTTCCTGAATGTTCTTATGAATCAAACATTCACCTCCGCTAAAAACAACAGCATCCAGCAATCCTCTTCTGGTATCTAAAAAAGAAATTGCTTCAGAAAAGAGAACTCGTCCCTTTCCTAAAACAATTTCGGGGTTATAACAATATAAACATCTCATATTACAGCCCGCATACCAAAATATGCAAGCTGATTTACCGGGATAATCCAACAGCGTAAACGGAGTAATATCAGAAATAGGTTTGCTTAACATCCACCTTCTTTAAAATACGTGCGCTGTTTATGTTCACCTTTTTTTCCGATATTAAAACTTTCTACGGGACGGTGATACCCCATTACACGCGTATAAACCAGGCATTTCGTCCTTAAACCCTGATTCTCCTCTAAAATTTGGTCGGTTTTAGTTTTCATAGTTATTCTAATTTTGGTTTTCAATTATTATTTCATCGCACTTTGGACAATACTCATGTTCGCCGTTTAGATAACCGTGTTTCGGACATATGCTAAACACCGGAGTAACCGTTATATAAGGCAGCTTGAATTTCGTCAAAACGGTTTTTACAAAGTTTTTACAAGCTTCAGAAGAACTGATTCTTTCATTCATGTACAAATGCAGTACAGTACCTCCGGTATATTTGCATTGCAATTCATCCTGCATCAAAAGAGCTTCAAAAGGGTCCCTTGTATAGTCCACCGGAATTTGGGAACTGTTGGTATAGTATATGTTTTCACCAACACCTGCCTGAAGAATTTCCGGAAAACGTTTTTTGTCTTCTTTGGCAAAACGATAGGTAGTTCCTTCTGCAGGAGTTGCTTCAAGATTGTACAGATTTCCGGTTTCCTCCTGAAATTCTTTCATTCGTTTACGGATATGATCTAAAATTTCAGTGCAGAAATCACTCCCGAAAACCGTCGTAATATCTTCTGTATCATTCGTAAAATTCCGAATCATTTCATTCATTCCGTTTACACCAATCGTAGAAAAATGGTTTCTGAAGTGCGGAAGATATCTTTTCGTATAAGGATACAATCCTCTGTCATACATATCCTGAATAAAAGCTCTTTTTTTCTCCAAAGTGGATTTGGCTATTTCCATCAACTTATCCAATTCATCAAAAAGCTCTTCTTTTTCTCCTTTGAACAGATAACCCAATCGAGCCATGTTTATGGTTACAACACCAATGCTTCCGGTCATTTCGGCGCTACCAAAAAGTCCGTTGCCTCGTTTCAGCAATTCTCTTAAATCCAATTGCAAACGGCAGCACATACTGCGCACGGCATTAGGTTTATAAGCATTAGGATTTTCTACCTGATTGCCGTTTTCATCTAATACATACTGGCTGCCAATGAAATTCTGAAAATACGACGACCCGATTTTGGCAGTATTCTCAAACAACAGATTGGTATTCTCACCATTCCAGTCAAAATCCTCTGTAATATTCACGGTTGGGATTGGAAAAGTAAATGGCTGTCCGTTGGCATCCCCTTCGGTCATAACCGTATAGTACGCTTTGTTGATCAGATCCATTTCAGCCTGAAAATGTTCATAACGCATTTCGGCTACATCCGTCACACCTCTTTCTTTGGCACGTTTCAGAATCGTTTCATCCTTACAGCTTACAAACAGATGTTGGTCATTTTTAGTCGGAATTTGTTCTTTTAAATCTTCGGGAACTACCCAGTCCAGGGTAATATTGGTAAACGGCGATTGACCCCAACGGGCTGGCACGTTCAGATTGTAAACAAAACTCCGTATGGCTTTTAAAACATCGTCAAAGGTCAAATTATCTTTAAAAACATATGGTGCTAAATACGTATCAAAAGAACTGAATGCCTGAGCCCCGGCCCATTCACTCTGCAATATCCCAAGGAAATTGGCCATTTGCCCCAATGCCTCCCTGAAGTGTGACGGAGCTTTGCTCTCTACTCTTCCCCGAACGCCGTTGAAACCTTCATTAAGCAATACACGCAAACTCCATCCCGCGCAATAACCCGTCAGGCAGTCCAAATCGTGAATATGTATGTCGCCGTTTCTGTGCGCATAGCCCTCTTCTTTGGAATACACTTTATCCAACCAGTAATTGGCTATTATTTTACCGGCTACATTATTGACCAGGCCAGCATTGGAAAAAGAAGTATTGGCATTGGCATTAATTCTCCAGTCGGTTTGCGACGTATATTCCTCAATGGTTTGCGAACTGTCTACATAAGTGGTGTCGTCATTCAATCCCTGAACGTGTTCCCGTTGCAGTTTTCGGGTATGGCGATACAGCATAAAGGAACGCATCACTTCAAAATATCCTCTTTCAAAAAACAGTTTTTCGATAACATCCTGAATTTCTTCAACAGCCCAAACATCACTGTATGGCATGGTGGCCATTACATCCTCAAAAACACGTTCGTCATACGGAATTGAAACACTGGCAAAACTTTTTTCTATGGCGTCCTTGATTTTAAAATCCTCAAACGGTTTATAATCGCCATTTCTTTTGATAACATATCTTTCCATTTTTTAGGCTTTTTATGTTATACAGGGGCTATAAAACCGTAAATTTTTGTTCCAATTCTTTTGCTTTGTGAAAAAGAATGTTGTTTTCCAAATGGATATGTTTGTGTAAGTCCTTCTCAAAATCCTCGAGCATGGCAAAAGTCACTCTATAGGTATTACATCCATCGGCCGGAGGTGTATAATTATTGGCCAGTTTAGAAATTCTTCTCAAACGTTCTCCTTCACTGTCATGTTCATCCATCATCATAGCAATCGGATTATATACACTCCCAAAATGCGGTTGTTCGATCTGGGTATTTTTCTGTAATGAATCGCACATTTTTTTGATAAATGGAAACAGTACCAATTCTTCTTTTTTCATATGTTGGGCTAAAGCTCCGGCAGTGATTTGAAAAAGAGAATTAATTTCAAAAAGTTCAGGATGTTGCTCCCCATGGACTTTACACAATTTATCTAAAAATGTCAGCAACACTGGTGTTTTTTCTTCCACATAACGGTGATGTACTTTTTCGATATAATCGATCAATAAATCTGCAGGCCAAGATTTATAATCTATATTAGCATCATCTTTCTGATTGAAAACCTCGTTGATCTCATTTTCCAATTCTGAATGATCAAGTCCTTTTTTTTCACAGACTTCACTTAAAGTACGATGCCCTTTACAGCAAAAATCAATGCCGTATTTTGAAAAAACAGCAGCTGTTCTAAAATCCTGAGCTACAAATTCACCAATTGTATTTTCTTGTGTTTTCATAATATTTCTTTTTAATGTTTATACAATATTACATTGATAAGCAAGCCTGATTATATGACTTAAATCATATGCAAAAACTTTTAACCTCGCGTACTTTGTACTTTATTACAAACAATATGAACGCATTACAGAATCAAATAATCGAACTGAAAAAGAAAAAAAACGCCGTCCTGTTGGCTCATTATTATCAGCGTCCGGAAATTCAGGAAATAGCCGATTATGTTGGAGACAGTCTTGGGTTATCGCAGGAAGCCAAAAAAACAGATGCAGATATTATCTTATTTGCCGGCGTACATTTTATGGCCGAAACCGCCAAAATCTTAAACCCATCAAAAAGGGTATTGCTTCCCGATTTAGAAGCCGGTTGTTCTTTAGCCGAATCCTGTCCTCCATCTGATTTTGAAAAATTCATACAGGCGCATCCGGATCACCTTGTCATTACTTATGTCAACTGTTCCGCTGAGATTAAAGCTTTGAGTGATGTTGTCTGTACTTCTTCCAACGCTGAAAAAATAGTACGATCTGTCCCTGAAGACACTCCGATAATTTTTGCTCCGGATAAAAATCTCGGCAGGCACATCATCCAAAAAACAGGCAGAAACATGGTTTTGTGGGATGGCTCCTGTGTGGTACACGAAGCTTTTTCCTTAGACAAATTAATCGCCCTATACAAAGAACATCCAGATGCCGAAATCATTGCACATCCCGAATCGGAATCCCATATACTGAAAACAGCAAATTTCATAGGCTCGACCGCCGAAATGATAAAATATGTAGGAGAAAGTCCGAATGATAAATTCATCATTGCCACCGAAGCCGGAATTTTACATAAAATGCAGCAGGAAGTACCTCAAAAAACGCTTATACCTGCCCCAACAAATGAAAACAACACTTGTGCTTGCAGCGAATGCGGTTTTATGAAAATGAATACCCTGCAAAAGGTATATGATTGCCTGCTAAACGAAACCCCTGAGATCGAACTACCGGAAAAACTAATAGAGAAAGCGTTAGTTCCCATTGAACGAATGTTAGAATTATCAAGATAATGACACAGACCAATTACTTAGTCATCGGTTCGGGAATTGCCGGATTGACATTTGCTTTAAAAATTGCCGATCGTTTCCCCAACAGATCCGTGACCATTGTGACCAAATCGAATGCAGATGAAAGCAATACAAAATATGCTCAGGGCGGAATTGCTGTGGTTATTGACAAAGTAGCCGACAATTTTAAAAAACACATTGAGGATACCCTAATCTGCGGTGATGGATTGTGTGATCAAAAAGTTGTTGAAATGGTAGTCACCGATGGTCCGAAAAGACTAAAGGAATTAATCAGTTGGGGAGCCAAATTTGACCTGAATGAACAAGGAAACTTAGATTTAGGAAGGGAAGGCGGACATTCCACAAACAGGGTGGTTCATCATAAAGATCAAACGGGTTATGAAATTGAAAGAGCCATTTTAGCGAAAGTGTATAAAACTAAAAATATACAGATTCTG encodes the following:
- a CDS encoding T9SS type A sorting domain-containing protein, with the protein product MRKIIFLFITVFTSLIGLGQDGSLDLSFNPTGVRGVIDDLLLQPDGKILTVEGYSAFPGNWISRLNSDGSLDTGFNSALGEGEFSFGAIQADGKILVIHSHVPQDGYPASGRIYRLKPDGSLDESFKTLNGANGSINALALQPDGKIIISGGFSMYNGSNVNRMVRLNTDGTLDTGISFKVPAKQISNIKLLPDGKILAYLRYDDQILINLGTLVRLNSDWSLDYGFNQSGMCRYSALHLKSSGKMVITTQSLCEDWSWDPEPFFNPFYGLNNDGSYDANFHSGVVDFVDEIYYFRSGLQSDDKIIIAGSFTTFDGIPVNHIARLNPDGTLDQSFNGGTGPDLVSMNYVSKIITQPDGKIIIAGAFSQYNGVQRNNMARINSTVLSSNEFETKAFTFYPNPVKEVLYLSIPDEIGTNEFEIFDLLGKTINTGVLVSNQINVSDLSNGLYLLKIKTEKGIFVSKVLKK
- the nadA gene encoding quinolinate synthase NadA, coding for MNALQNQIIELKKKKNAVLLAHYYQRPEIQEIADYVGDSLGLSQEAKKTDADIILFAGVHFMAETAKILNPSKRVLLPDLEAGCSLAESCPPSDFEKFIQAHPDHLVITYVNCSAEIKALSDVVCTSSNAEKIVRSVPEDTPIIFAPDKNLGRHIIQKTGRNMVLWDGSCVVHEAFSLDKLIALYKEHPDAEIIAHPESESHILKTANFIGSTAEMIKYVGESPNDKFIIATEAGILHKMQQEVPQKTLIPAPTNENNTCACSECGFMKMNTLQKVYDCLLNETPEIELPEKLIEKALVPIERMLELSR
- a CDS encoding ribonucleoside triphosphate reductase yields the protein MERYVIKRNGDYKPFEDFKIKDAIEKSFASVSIPYDERVFEDVMATMPYSDVWAVEEIQDVIEKLFFERGYFEVMRSFMLYRHTRKLQREHVQGLNDDTTYVDSSQTIEEYTSQTDWRINANANTSFSNAGLVNNVAGKIIANYWLDKVYSKEEGYAHRNGDIHIHDLDCLTGYCAGWSLRVLLNEGFNGVRGRVESKAPSHFREALGQMANFLGILQSEWAGAQAFSSFDTYLAPYVFKDNLTFDDVLKAIRSFVYNLNVPARWGQSPFTNITLDWVVPEDLKEQIPTKNDQHLFVSCKDETILKRAKERGVTDVAEMRYEHFQAEMDLINKAYYTVMTEGDANGQPFTFPIPTVNITEDFDWNGENTNLLFENTAKIGSSYFQNFIGSQYVLDENGNQVENPNAYKPNAVRSMCCRLQLDLRELLKRGNGLFGSAEMTGSIGVVTINMARLGYLFKGEKEELFDELDKLMEIAKSTLEKKRAFIQDMYDRGLYPYTKRYLPHFRNHFSTIGVNGMNEMIRNFTNDTEDITTVFGSDFCTEILDHIRKRMKEFQEETGNLYNLEATPAEGTTYRFAKEDKKRFPEILQAGVGENIYYTNSSQIPVDYTRDPFEALLMQDELQCKYTGGTVLHLYMNERISSSEACKNFVKTVLTKFKLPYITVTPVFSICPKHGYLNGEHEYCPKCDEIIIENQN
- the ric gene encoding iron-sulfur cluster repair di-iron protein, encoding MKTQENTIGEFVAQDFRTAAVFSKYGIDFCCKGHRTLSEVCEKKGLDHSELENEINEVFNQKDDANIDYKSWPADLLIDYIEKVHHRYVEEKTPVLLTFLDKLCKVHGEQHPELFEINSLFQITAGALAQHMKKEELVLFPFIKKMCDSLQKNTQIEQPHFGSVYNPIAMMMDEHDSEGERLRRISKLANNYTPPADGCNTYRVTFAMLEDFEKDLHKHIHLENNILFHKAKELEQKFTVL
- a CDS encoding anaerobic ribonucleoside-triphosphate reductase activating protein, coding for MLSKPISDITPFTLLDYPGKSACIFWYAGCNMRCLYCYNPEIVLGKGRVLFSEAISFLDTRRGLLDAVVFSGGECLIHKNIQEQIKVIKNMGYLIKIDTNGSSPKILRQLVEENLIDYVALDFKALDDKYQMITVSDLFSPFEQSLQLLLNSKVAFEVRTTCHSDLLASVDLNKMIHYLDSKGYEGNFYVQGFRNDKETLGKLSSSYAIKPAELDSLPNIQFVLR
- the nrdD gene encoding anaerobic ribonucleoside-triphosphate reductase → MKTKTDQILEENQGLRTKCLVYTRVMGYHRPVESFNIGKKGEHKQRTYFKEGGC